In Thermobaculum terrenum ATCC BAA-798, the DNA window CTCCCAGGATGAGAGAAACAGTGCGTCGTTAGCCTTGTGGGGGGATGAAGCCAGCAGCCTGGCAAGTATCCTGGGTGTCCCTTGCCACGTGTTGAAGGGTTCCTCTGTGGGGTTCCAGGCTAGCCATATAGCCCTGCCTTCGCCAAAGGACCTCTCGGCCACGAGAGGGGTGGACGCAGAGCCAGCGATCACCTGTGCCCCGCTCACGAGGTCAGCGGCCAGCACCTGTGCTCTGCCCGGGGAGGTGCTGGTGCGCGACAAGCTTGCGAGATCCTCAACGTCAGCGCTAGTTGATCCCCCCTTCAGCCTGACGGGCATAACATCGCCCAGCGCACTCAGCTCCCCTACCAGCAGCAGGGTGCCGCCGGAGTTGACCCAGGACCTGAGAGCTTCAACCTGCTGTGGGGAGAGATCAGTAGCCACGCTTCCATCCAGCACGAGGGCATCCAGGCTCCCCAGAACCAGCGATCTGTCGGGGAGGTCTCTGGGTTCTATCTGCACGACGTTGATATCGCCAAGCTGCCTGTTTTCAAGCCGGAGATAGGAATCGGCAGAAGGGACGATGACCCCTACCAGATACTGAGAAGAGCCTATAGCGCTGGCTTGAGCAGAGGCTTCTGCCAGAGTTTGAGTGCCGTTGAGCACCCTGGCCCTCAGGGTCACGGAGGTCCCTATCATCGAGGGATAAAACACCACCTCCTTGGAGCTGCCCTGAGGTAGATCCATCTCGGTAGTGTAGACGAGGTTGCCAGCGGACTGGGAGACGATCAGCTCCACCCTGCCGACAAAGCTCTGTCCTTGATTCGATACTCTTACACGAACCGGTGCAACACCCCAGAGGCTGGAATAAGAGCCATCGAAGGCAGAATCTACTTCTACCGATACGTTACTCTGTGCGGAAGCAGAGCCCACATAATGGAGTGCTAGAGAAAAAATGAAAGCTAGTGCAAGGACAAACCTGACCGATAGATGCTTCAAGTTTCACCTCTTTTGGTATCTAGATAAAATAACTCTCAAAGGACGTAAAAGTTTCTTCCAGCCCGGTAATCACACAGCCTCTAGAAAGCATGAATCAGCTCTGTTTCCGCATCGAGCAGCTCGACGGGGAGGTGATAGCTCTCAACAAATGCTATTACCTTGGCCAGCACCTCATCTGCGTGGCGCGAGTCGCTGGAGGCGTAAGCTACCAGCAGTTCAGCGGACTGCCACTTGTCCTGCGAGCCAGTCTCGGCAACGGATACGCTGTATGCATCGGTGAGCCGGCTCTGCAGAGACCTCAAAACCTGGCGCTTATCTTTTAGGGACTGGCTTTCAGGCAGATGAAGCACCAGCCTGCAAGCAGCAATCACAGCCGCCATCTTTTGAACTCCTTCTGATACAGGTGAGTTCTGTTATTGTTTGATTATAAAGTCAAATGAGATCATTACCAAAGCCAGGAGATACGGAGATACTACAGACAGTGTTCGCCCTTCCTGGCTATCGGTCAGTAGGCTATCTGGGGCGTGGGCACACCAGCACAGGATTCCGCGAGGTCCTGAGGATCTTTGTAGATACGCTCCCGAGCAGCATGCGCTGCACAGCTCCCAGTCCACGCGCTCCTACCACCACCAGAGTCGGCTCTCCATCTCGGTCTGAGTGGCGGAGCAGGACCTCTGCAGGATCTCCAGCCTCTACTACGGGCTTGACCTCGACCTGAAACTTGCCCCTCAGGTTCTCGGATCGCTGGGAGGAGCTTTCCTGCAGGGACTGCAGCAGCTCCGAAAGCACCTCAGGATGTCTTCTTGGGTGCACAGGTGTAGGATAGGCGGTGATCAGTTCCAGACCGCAACCCAGTAGCTTGGCGATGGCTGCGGCGATCTCTGCAGCTCGCTCAGCTTCTTCCGAGAAATCGTCGCCCACGACCACCTTGTGAGGTGGCCAGACATCCGCCCCACCTCTCAGCACGAGCACCGGTACGTGGGCATGGTGTACCACCTCTTCAGAGGTGCTACCCATCATGAGTCGCTCAAGGCCGGATTTACCCCTGCTGCCGATGATTATCAGGTCGGCCTCTATCTGCCTGGCAACCGACAGTATCTCTTCAGCGGGACGCCCTGACAGCAGGTGGGGGTGGACACTTGTGACACCCCTGGATCGGACCTTCTCTACCTCTTTCTCCAGCAGGTTTCTGGCGGCACTCTCAACCTCTGAGGATTGGTCTTCCACCACCACGGGCACCATACCGACTGGGGCAAAAGGTGGCGGTGCCTGCCACACATGCACCACGTGCAGATCGGCACCGGCCCTGGACGCCAGATCCAAGGCAGCATCGAGGGCCAGGGCGGAGTCCTGTAGCCCGTCGGTAGCCAAAAGCAGGGTTCTGGGGAACTGAGCCTCAGCCATAAAGAAACACCTCCTGATAAATCTTTGGGAGAGGAGGAAAGGCTATAGCCTGTGCACGAATCTGTTGATCCTCTCCAGAGCCTCTTCTATCTGCTCCATGGATGTGGCGTAGCACATGCGCACGTGCCCCTCCCCCGAGGGGCCAAAGACATCCCCTGGCACAGCAACTACCTTCTGCTGTAGCAGGAGTTGCTCCACGAACTCTATGGAGGACAGGCCTGTGGGGGTGATATCCGGGAACACATAGAAGGCTCCCTTAGGCTCAAAGGTGGGCAGCCCTATCTCGTTGAGGGAGGAGACCATCACCTTCCGCCTGCGATCGTACTCGGCCCTCATCTGCTGTACGTAGGGTTCACCAGACTTCAGAGCCTCTATCGCTGCGTACTGGGCGGCGGTAGGGGCGCTCATGATGGTGTACTGGTGGATCTTCATCATGGCCTCTATCAGGTCAGCCGGTGCGCAGACGTACCCCACCCGCCATCCGGTCATGGCGTACGACTTGGAGAAGCCGCCCAGGAGTATGGTTCTCTCCCTCATACCGGGCATGGATGGGAAGCAGGTGTGCTCGACTCCGTAGGTGAGCCTGTCGTAGATCTCGTCGGAGATGACGAGGAGATCGTGCTCCTCGGCAAAGGCTGCCAGCTTCTCCAGCTCGTGCCTCGGCATAACCGCACCGGTGGGGTTGTTGGGATAGGCAAGCAGCAAGGCCTTCACCTCTGGGGACAGGAGCGGCTCGAGGAACTCCACGCGCATCTCGAACTCGTAGCGCTGGGAAAGAGGGACCATGACAGGCTCGGCATCGGCCATGACGACCGCGGGCACATAGGCCACATAGGAGGGATCGGGCACGAGTATCCTGTCGCCCCGCCCGAGGACCGCTCGGCAGGCAATATCGAGCGCCTCAGACACTCCAACTGTTATGAGGATCTCCGAGTGGGGGTCGTACCTCACGCCATATCTGGCTGCCAGATGTTCCGAGAGGAGCTCCCGAAGCTCGAGAAGGCCGTAATTAGAAGTATAAGAGGTGTGTCCCTCTCTTATGCTTCTGATTCCAGCCTCGCGTATGGGGTCTGGGGTGACGAAGTCGGGCTCTCCTACGCCCAGGGATATGACTCCTTCGACTCCAGATATCAGGTCGAAGAACCTCCTGATGCCGGAAGGGGGGATCCTTCTGGCCCTCTCCGAAAGGAACCTGCTTACACTACGATGATCCACAGTAGCCATTGAAAACTCTCCCAGTTGTAGACACGGTAAATATAGAACTGCAATCCCGCAGTGTCAATCGAATCAACCGCCACCGCCTCTGGAAATATGGAAAATATTTACATACTTTCTGACAAGTTGGGGATCCACCCCAAGCGCCAGCAGGTCAGGTTCGCTGGCGGCTATCAGGGCTCCTACCTCGCGGGGGTCGAGATCATAGGAGGCCAGCGCGTCGTAAGGGGAATCCACCAGCAGCTGCAGGAAATCCTCTTTTGATATGGCCTCAACGATGACTCTTTCCAGCTCAGGTCTCGACATCTTCGCCCCTCATGCAGAAAGCTTAGCATATTACCTGCCAGCGGCGCTGCTGGTATTTTCATGCATCTGCACAGTTGACTCTTGTCCAAACCAGGAATATAATCCATCCAAACCAAAGGGTGGTATCGGCAATGTCAAACCAATGGAAAGTCTCTTACACGGAGGCGATAGAACACATCCGGTAGCGATGAGGGCTGCCGGATGTGTGCTTTTAGCGGTAGTTAAAGCAGGAGGTGGCCAATGAACTCAGGACTTATAGGCAAGATAGAGAAGGCACACAGGTATGCGCAGGAGCCGGAGAGGGTACGCATCCACCATCTCGAGGCTACATTTAATGGGGATAACAACTCGTACGAGGTTAGTTTCAGGGACAACAAGTGGAACTGTGGATGCCATACATTCTCGACCTTCGGGGACTGCCAGCACGTGATGGCTATCCAGAAGATCCTCGAGCCGATGCTGCCCGAGGATACGACAAGCGAGCAGCAATCTCAACAACCTACTGCCTAAACTGAATAACCGATGGAAGAAGAGAACTCTGGGGTATTCACCGTAGTAGGAATTCTCGTGGTGCTGGTGCTGGGCGTTGCAGTGTTCTGGATCCTCTACACTTCCCTCGCAACGCCCATAAGCACCGGTTAGCGCTACTCACACTCCTTGCGCTCTCCAAAAGAGCTCACTAAGAGGTTGACACTTTCATATTATAATGCTATTCTGATACCCGGATTAGCACTCTCAAGGCGAGAGTGCTAATTCCAGAGGTGTGGGTGCTAGGATGAGAGACCTGAACCTTTCCGAGCGAGCCAGGCTGGTGCTCAAGCTGGTGATAGAGGAGTACATAGCTACAGCCAAGCCTGTGGCGTCCGCGACGCTGCGGGACAAGTACGGCTTGGGTGTGAGCTCTGCTACCCTGCGCAACGAGATGGCGGAGCTGGAGAAGATGGGTTATTTGACCCACCTGCACACCAGCGGTGGGCGTGTGCCTTCCGAGGCCGGCTACCGGCTATATGTGGAAAACCTGATGGACAACCTGGGTCTCAGCCCGGCGGATCTGAGGCGTGTGGAGCACCAGTTCCACCAGATAGAGAGGGTAAGAGACATCGAGAGGTGGGCGGAGCTGGCGGCTTCGGTGCTGGCGCAGCTGGCAAATAATGCTGCGCTGGTCACTACCCCGCAGTCGGAAAACCTGCGACTGAAACGGATACACCTCATACAGCTGCATGACAGGTCCGCCCTGGTGATAGCTGTGATGGACGATGGTACGGTGAGGCAGTCGGTGTACGAGATGCCCTATGAGGCTTCTCAGGAGGAGCTGGACAGCATCGCTGCGGCTCTGAACGCCGAGTTCGCTGGTGAGGTGACCTCCAGGCTGGTTCGCAGGGCCAGGGACCTGCCTGCTCCGGTCAGCGATATCGTAAGGGCAGTGATAGACGTGGTGTCGCAGGCATCGGGGATCGGAGAGGTCCATCAGGTGGGGCTGACGCAGATGCTGGCGCAGCCCGAGTTCCAGAGCAGCGAGCGCGCACGCCCGGTGATAGAAATGATCGAGGGTGGCAGCTTGTTAAGAATATTATCGGAGAGGGTCGCCAGGTGGCCTGGCGTCCACGTGATCATAGGGTCGGAGATCCCGATCCCCGAGATGCAGAACTGTGCGATAGTCACGGCCACCTACAGAGCTGCGGGTGGCAGCCAGGGGTTGCTGACGGTAGTGGGCCCGATGAGGATGCGCTACAAGCGCACGATATCTTCGGTCTACTACCTGTCGAACCTGCTGAGCGAGCTGCTCTCTGACAAATACCTTGAGAGCTAGATGACCGAGGAGGTGCTGATGACCCAGGAAGCAAGAAACGAGCAGGAGATGGAGAACACTCAGCCTGTGGAGCCGGAGCTGGAGAAGGCTCAGGCGGACAACGAGCCCATGGAGATGACTGAGCCCGTGGTCGAGGAGATCGAGGCTGCCGAGGCCTCAGCCCAGGCTGATCTCGAGCAGCAGCTCCAGCAGGAGCGGGAGAAGGCTCAGGGGCTGCTGGACGAGCTCAAGCGGGAGAGAGCGTCCTTCATCAACTACAGGAGAAGGATAGAGCAGGAGAAGGAGTCGTGGTCCAGGGAGGCCACGGCGTCGCTGATCTACAACCTGCTGTCGGTGCTGGACGATTTCGAGAGAGCGAAGAAGGCTATCCCGGAAGAGTTCAAGGGCAGTCCCTGGGTAGAGGGGTTGCTGCTGGTCGAGCGCAAGCTGTTCTCTACGCTCGAGCTGGCAGGGCTCAAACCGATAGAGGCAGTGGGGAAGCCTTTTGATCCCAACATCCACGAGGCTGTATCTACCGAGCCTGTGGAGGGGGTTGAGCACGGAACCGTAGTAGAAGAATATCGCAAGGGCTACATGCTTGGAGACAGGGTGCTGCGGCCAAGCATGGTCAAAGTAGCACAGTAGCCGAAAGGAGAGTGAGGATATGGGAAGAACTATTGGTATAGACCTTGGTACGACCAACTCTGTGATGGCTGTGATGGAAGGTGGTGAGCCCACGATCATTCCCAACGCTGAGGGCTCGAGGTTGACGCCTTCCGTTGTGGCTATCAACCCGAAGACGGGTGAGAGGTTGGTGGGGCAGATAGCCAAGAGGCAGGCCGTCACCAACCCTGAGAACACTATATTCTCCATCAAGAGGTTCATGGGCCGAAGGTTCGATGACCCTGAGGTCCAGAAGGCGATGAAGATAGTCCCCTACAAGATTCGTCAGGCAGCCAACGGCGGAGTCGAGGTCAAGATGGGGGACAGGTGGTACACCCCTCAGGAGATCTCGGCGATGATCCTGCAGAAGCTGAAGGCGGACGCAGAGGCCTATCTTGGCGAGACGGTTGACTCCGCGGTGATCACGGTGCCTGCTTACTTCAACGACAGCCAGAGGCAGGCGACCA includes these proteins:
- a CDS encoding DUF503 domain-containing protein, which encodes MAAVIAACRLVLHLPESQSLKDKRQVLRSLQSRLTDAYSVSVAETGSQDKWQSAELLVAYASSDSRHADEVLAKVIAFVESYHLPVELLDAETELIHAF
- a CDS encoding universal stress protein; amino-acid sequence: MAEAQFPRTLLLATDGLQDSALALDAALDLASRAGADLHVVHVWQAPPPFAPVGMVPVVVEDQSSEVESAARNLLEKEVEKVRSRGVTSVHPHLLSGRPAEEILSVARQIEADLIIIGSRGKSGLERLMMGSTSEEVVHHAHVPVLVLRGGADVWPPHKVVVGDDFSEEAERAAEIAAAIAKLLGCGLELITAYPTPVHPRRHPEVLSELLQSLQESSSQRSENLRGKFQVEVKPVVEAGDPAEVLLRHSDRDGEPTLVVVGARGLGAVQRMLLGSVSTKILRTSRNPVLVCPRPR
- a CDS encoding aminotransferase class I/II-fold pyridoxal phosphate-dependent enzyme, which gives rise to MATVDHRSVSRFLSERARRIPPSGIRRFFDLISGVEGVISLGVGEPDFVTPDPIREAGIRSIREGHTSYTSNYGLLELRELLSEHLAARYGVRYDPHSEILITVGVSEALDIACRAVLGRGDRILVPDPSYVAYVPAVVMADAEPVMVPLSQRYEFEMRVEFLEPLLSPEVKALLLAYPNNPTGAVMPRHELEKLAAFAEEHDLLVISDEIYDRLTYGVEHTCFPSMPGMRERTILLGGFSKSYAMTGWRVGYVCAPADLIEAMMKIHQYTIMSAPTAAQYAAIEALKSGEPYVQQMRAEYDRRRKVMVSSLNEIGLPTFEPKGAFYVFPDITPTGLSSIEFVEQLLLQQKVVAVPGDVFGPSGEGHVRMCYATSMEQIEEALERINRFVHRL
- a CDS encoding Franean1_4349 family RiPP: MSRPELERVIVEAISKEDFLQLLVDSPYDALASYDLDPREVGALIAASEPDLLALGVDPQLVRKYVNIFHISRGGGG
- the hrcA gene encoding heat-inducible transcriptional repressor HrcA, yielding MRDLNLSERARLVLKLVIEEYIATAKPVASATLRDKYGLGVSSATLRNEMAELEKMGYLTHLHTSGGRVPSEAGYRLYVENLMDNLGLSPADLRRVEHQFHQIERVRDIERWAELAASVLAQLANNAALVTTPQSENLRLKRIHLIQLHDRSALVIAVMDDGTVRQSVYEMPYEASQEELDSIAAALNAEFAGEVTSRLVRRARDLPAPVSDIVRAVIDVVSQASGIGEVHQVGLTQMLAQPEFQSSERARPVIEMIEGGSLLRILSERVARWPGVHVIIGSEIPIPEMQNCAIVTATYRAAGGSQGLLTVVGPMRMRYKRTISSVYYLSNLLSELLSDKYLES
- a CDS encoding nucleotide exchange factor GrpE, which translates into the protein MTQEARNEQEMENTQPVEPELEKAQADNEPMEMTEPVVEEIEAAEASAQADLEQQLQQEREKAQGLLDELKRERASFINYRRRIEQEKESWSREATASLIYNLLSVLDDFERAKKAIPEEFKGSPWVEGLLLVERKLFSTLELAGLKPIEAVGKPFDPNIHEAVSTEPVEGVEHGTVVEEYRKGYMLGDRVLRPSMVKVAQ